From the genome of Hymenobacter sp. PAMC 26628, one region includes:
- a CDS encoding DUF4199 domain-containing protein, translating into MATAPSTNPKSTFSMGIFTGVVLLVYTTVAALLGFFDRIEAGALDLLMLVGGTMLAIARRSKDTNGQLSYFDGFSTGIVTALVASVVLGFGFIVLTVVMPHAMDLTRVRDIFGFDLSVVLAFLTIILMGTMTGVITSLIAMQYFKQDAPDPMKSED; encoded by the coding sequence ATGGCCACGGCCCCTTCCACCAACCCCAAAAGTACTTTTAGCATGGGCATATTCACCGGGGTCGTGCTCCTGGTTTACACCACCGTGGCGGCCCTGCTCGGATTTTTTGACCGCATCGAAGCGGGCGCCCTCGACCTGCTGATGCTGGTGGGCGGCACCATGCTGGCCATTGCTCGTCGCTCCAAAGATACAAATGGTCAATTAAGCTACTTTGATGGGTTCAGCACGGGCATCGTTACGGCGCTGGTGGCTTCGGTGGTGCTGGGCTTCGGTTTCATCGTGCTCACCGTGGTAATGCCCCACGCCATGGACCTGACGCGCGTCCGCGACATTTTCGGCTTCGATTTGTCGGTAGTACTGGCGTTTCTGACCATTATCCTCATGGGTACCATGACCGGCGTCATCACTTCGCTTATAGCTATGCAATACTTTAAGCAAGACGCGCCCGACCCCATGAAAAGCGAGGATTAA
- a CDS encoding M48 family metallopeptidase — MRLNLRFIIGLVVAAVTLLGYFFNTSKNEVTGETQHVGGMTPDQEIALGLQAAPSMEAQYGGESTNAQATQAVQQVGQRLISQTKAGQSPYKFQFHLLADDQTINAFALPGGQVFITQGLLKNLTSEGQLAGVLAHEVGHVIARHSAQQVAKSNLTQGLAGAATIASYDPNNPGRTVASAAVAAAIVKVVGLNFSREDELQADDLAVQLTPKAGYDPSAMIKVMQMLESKGGSGGQPEFLSTHPNPSNRIGRLQQEISQEFPQGVPAGLKQ, encoded by the coding sequence ATGCGCCTCAACTTACGCTTCATCATTGGCCTGGTTGTGGCAGCCGTTACGCTGCTAGGCTATTTCTTCAACACGTCGAAAAACGAGGTAACCGGCGAAACCCAGCACGTGGGCGGCATGACGCCCGACCAGGAAATTGCCCTGGGCCTGCAAGCCGCCCCCAGCATGGAGGCCCAGTACGGCGGCGAAAGCACCAACGCCCAGGCCACGCAGGCCGTGCAGCAAGTGGGCCAGCGCCTCATCAGTCAAACCAAGGCCGGCCAGTCGCCCTACAAGTTTCAGTTTCACCTGCTGGCCGACGACCAGACCATCAACGCCTTTGCGCTGCCCGGCGGGCAGGTGTTCATCACCCAGGGCCTGCTGAAAAACCTGACCTCCGAAGGCCAATTGGCTGGCGTACTGGCCCACGAAGTGGGGCACGTAATTGCCCGGCACTCGGCCCAGCAAGTGGCCAAGTCCAACCTCACCCAAGGCCTGGCCGGGGCCGCCACCATCGCCAGCTACGACCCCAACAACCCCGGCCGCACGGTGGCCAGCGCCGCCGTGGCCGCCGCCATCGTGAAAGTGGTGGGCCTAAACTTCAGCCGCGAAGACGAGCTGCAAGCCGACGACCTAGCCGTGCAACTTACCCCCAAGGCTGGCTACGACCCCAGCGCCATGATCAAGGTAATGCAGATGCTCGAAAGCAAAGGCGGCAGCGGGGGCCAGCCCGAATTCCTCAGCACCCACCCCAATCCCAGCAACCGCATCGGCCGCTTGCAACAGGAAATCAGCCAGGAATTCCCGCAGGGCGTGCCGGCCGGACTGAAGCAGTAG
- a CDS encoding homogentisate 1,2-dioxygenase has product MPIYHKLGQLPHTRHTAFEKPEGGLYYEQLFGTIGFEGTSSLMYHLRRPTMVKEVLSETDLTPKIAVEKNIKARLLKGFQVAPQDDYLAARTPVLVNSDVHVSLAAPRQSLTSYFYKNADADELLFIHRGPGTLRTQLGNIRFEPGDYLLIPRGIIYQIAFDTADNRLLITESFHPIYTPKRYRNHFGQLLEHAPYSERDYKLPNELETHDEAGDFIIKIKKQGVLHELLYPAHPFDVVGWDGYNYPYGMNIRDFQPITGKVHQPPPVHQQFETKAFVVCSFVPRLFDYHPRAIPAPYNHSNIDSDELIYYVDGNFMSRNNIEQGHLTLHPGGIPHGPAPGAYERSIGKTGTDEWAVMIDTFRPLMLTEAAMVLDDGAYYKSWLEPLI; this is encoded by the coding sequence ATGCCCATTTACCACAAGCTTGGCCAGCTGCCGCACACGCGCCACACAGCATTTGAGAAGCCTGAAGGTGGTCTCTATTACGAGCAGCTATTCGGCACCATTGGCTTCGAGGGCACATCGTCGCTGATGTACCACTTGCGCCGGCCCACGATGGTAAAGGAAGTACTGAGCGAGACGGACCTAACCCCGAAAATTGCCGTTGAGAAGAACATTAAAGCGCGCTTGCTCAAGGGGTTCCAGGTGGCGCCGCAGGACGATTACCTGGCGGCCCGCACGCCGGTACTAGTAAACAGCGACGTACACGTTTCGCTGGCCGCGCCGCGCCAGTCGCTGACGAGCTACTTTTATAAAAACGCCGACGCCGACGAGCTGCTGTTCATCCACCGGGGCCCCGGCACGCTGCGCACGCAGCTGGGCAACATCCGCTTCGAGCCGGGCGACTACTTGCTAATTCCGCGCGGCATCATCTACCAAATTGCGTTCGACACGGCGGACAACCGGCTGCTCATCACCGAGTCGTTCCACCCCATTTACACGCCCAAGCGCTACCGCAACCACTTCGGCCAGCTGCTGGAGCACGCGCCCTACTCCGAGCGCGACTACAAGCTGCCCAACGAGTTGGAAACCCACGACGAGGCAGGCGACTTTATCATTAAAATCAAGAAGCAGGGCGTGTTGCACGAGCTGCTGTACCCCGCGCATCCGTTCGACGTAGTGGGCTGGGATGGGTACAACTACCCGTACGGGATGAACATCCGGGATTTCCAGCCCATTACCGGCAAGGTGCACCAGCCGCCGCCCGTGCACCAGCAATTCGAAACCAAGGCGTTTGTGGTGTGCTCGTTCGTGCCCCGGCTGTTCGACTACCACCCGCGGGCCATTCCCGCGCCCTACAACCACTCCAACATCGACTCCGACGAGCTGATTTATTACGTGGACGGCAACTTCATGTCGCGCAACAACATCGAGCAGGGCCACCTTACGCTGCACCCCGGCGGCATTCCGCACGGGCCCGCGCCGGGGGCCTACGAGCGCAGCATCGGCAAAACTGGCACCGACGAATGGGCCGTGATGATTGACACCTTCCGGCCCCTGATGCTAACCGAAGCCGCGATGGTTCTGGACGATGGCGCATATTACAAATCATGGCTGGAACCGCTTATTTAA
- the hppD gene encoding 4-hydroxyphenylpyruvate dioxygenase, with the protein MEPQVAQALQQRAAGDFLPLLGTDHLEFYVGNAKQAAYYYKAAFGFQMVAYAGPETGVRDRASYVVQQGKIRLVLTTAMHSDHEISEHVRQHGDGVKILALMVDDAYASYEKTMSRGARSYQEPRTLTDEFGEVRTAGIYTYGETVHLFVERRNYRGPFMPGYVAQESSFNPAPAGLLYVDHCVGNVGWNRMNPTVKWYEDVMGFANILSFDDKQITTEYSALMSKVMSTGNGYVKFPINEPAEGKKKSQIEEYLNFYEGEGVQHIAVATDDIIGTVRELKARGVEFLNTPDSYYDNLRAHVGQIDEDVEALRNLRIMADRDEEGYLLQIFTKPVEDRPTVFFEIIQRKGAKSFGAGNFKALFESLEREQDRRGNL; encoded by the coding sequence ATGGAACCCCAAGTAGCCCAAGCCCTTCAGCAACGCGCCGCCGGCGATTTCCTGCCCCTGCTCGGCACCGACCACCTCGAATTTTACGTGGGCAACGCCAAGCAGGCCGCCTACTACTATAAGGCCGCATTTGGCTTCCAGATGGTGGCCTACGCGGGGCCCGAAACGGGCGTGCGCGACCGCGCCAGCTACGTGGTGCAGCAGGGTAAAATCCGGCTGGTGCTGACCACGGCCATGCACTCGGACCATGAGATTTCGGAGCACGTGCGCCAGCACGGCGACGGCGTGAAAATCCTGGCCCTAATGGTGGACGACGCCTACGCCAGCTACGAGAAAACCATGAGCCGCGGCGCCCGCAGCTACCAGGAGCCCCGCACCCTCACCGATGAATTTGGCGAGGTCCGCACGGCCGGCATCTACACCTACGGCGAAACGGTGCACCTTTTCGTGGAGCGCCGCAACTACCGGGGCCCCTTCATGCCGGGCTACGTGGCCCAGGAATCAAGCTTCAACCCCGCCCCCGCCGGCCTGCTCTACGTGGACCACTGCGTGGGCAACGTGGGCTGGAACCGCATGAACCCCACCGTGAAGTGGTACGAGGACGTGATGGGTTTCGCCAACATTTTAAGCTTTGACGACAAGCAGATTACGACCGAATACTCGGCCCTGATGAGCAAGGTGATGAGCACTGGCAACGGCTACGTGAAATTCCCCATCAACGAGCCAGCCGAGGGCAAAAAGAAGTCGCAGATTGAGGAGTACCTGAATTTCTACGAGGGCGAAGGCGTGCAGCACATTGCCGTGGCCACCGACGACATCATCGGCACGGTGCGCGAGCTGAAAGCCCGCGGCGTAGAATTCCTGAACACCCCCGACAGCTACTACGACAACCTGCGCGCCCACGTCGGCCAAATCGACGAAGACGTGGAGGCGCTGCGCAACCTGCGCATCATGGCCGACCGCGACGAGGAAGGCTACCTGCTCCAAATTTTCACCAAGCCGGTGGAGGACCGCCCCACGGTGTTCTTCGAAATCATCCAGCGCAAAGGCGCTAAAAGCTTCGGCGCCGGCAACTTCAAAGCCCTGTTCGAGAGCTTAGAGCGCGAGCAGGACCGCCGGGGGAATTTGTAG
- a CDS encoding M1 family metallopeptidase encodes MTFLRSCTFLLLPLGALAQGPTAPAAPVQTGVSAALTAQRAQALRRVAYTLHFTLPGAPTQPVVGIETVRFELRTALTDSLALDFKGPAGAVQRLAVNGQAVPAVQRREHVLIAPRYLRRGPNAVAISFTAGSRSLNRNPEFAYTLLVPDRARTVFPCFDQPDVKATFALTLTVPAAWQAVANGPLADSTRDAADGTKTYRFAPSDTISTYLFAFAAGKFRHLAQQPDGRPMHFYYRETDTAKLGRSLGPIFAIQAGALKFLQDYTQRPYPFQKFDFVGIPDFQYGGMEHPGVIDYKAASLFLDGGATREQLNGRANLLAHETAHMWFGDLVTMRWFDDVWTKEVFANFMADKISTVTQPDGDFDLKFVTDHYPAAYAVDRTAGANPIRQPLDNLQAAGSLYGNIIYHKAPIMMRQLEHLMGPEAFRDGLREYLKRYAYGNATWPDLIAILDARTPADLQAWNKVWVNEPGRPVFDYQLRTAGGKIKSLTLRQKGEDGSRRTWPQAFAVALVYADHVDELPADMAGARLRLRAAAGRPAPQYVLLNSSGLGYGRFPIDARGLPRLGALASPLMRAAAYINLNENLLAGQAGAPAQVLALLRPLLAHEPEELNLGLLLDQVSSLFWRFTPPAQRPALTATLEPELWAAVQQVGPPSLKKLLFKAYAGLALRREAQDRLHEIWQTKQPPAGVVLTEDDYTELAATLAVRAYPDYTQILQTQLARIQNPDRRQRLQYLLPALSNDVAVRDAFFAGLSDAKNREKEAWVASALAYLHHPLRVAASEKYLPQSLALVEELQRTGDIFFPQTWLAATLRWYRTPTAAATVRSFLQERPNYPAPLRAKIEQSADNLYRAAKL; translated from the coding sequence ATGACGTTCCTCCGCTCGTGCACTTTCCTTCTGCTGCCCCTGGGGGCCCTGGCCCAGGGCCCCACCGCGCCGGCCGCGCCCGTGCAAACCGGCGTATCGGCGGCGCTGACGGCGCAGCGGGCGCAAGCCCTTCGCCGCGTGGCCTACACCCTGCACTTCACGCTGCCCGGGGCCCCCACGCAGCCCGTGGTGGGCATCGAAACCGTGCGCTTTGAGTTGCGCACGGCGCTCACCGATTCGCTGGCGCTCGACTTTAAGGGCCCCGCCGGGGCCGTGCAGCGCCTAGCGGTGAACGGCCAAGCGGTGCCCGCAGTGCAGCGCCGCGAGCACGTGCTCATCGCGCCGCGCTACCTGCGCCGGGGCCCCAACGCGGTGGCAATCAGCTTCACGGCCGGTAGCCGCTCGCTGAACCGCAACCCCGAATTTGCCTACACGCTGCTCGTGCCCGACCGCGCCCGCACCGTATTTCCGTGCTTCGACCAGCCCGACGTGAAGGCCACGTTTGCCCTCACCCTCACGGTGCCCGCCGCCTGGCAAGCCGTGGCCAACGGGCCCCTGGCCGACTCGACGCGCGACGCCGCCGACGGCACCAAAACGTACCGCTTTGCGCCGTCCGACACCATCAGCACCTACCTGTTTGCCTTCGCGGCGGGCAAGTTCCGGCACCTGGCGCAGCAGCCCGACGGGCGGCCGATGCACTTCTACTACCGCGAAACCGACACCGCCAAGCTCGGCCGTAGCCTGGGACCCATCTTCGCTATTCAGGCGGGGGCCCTAAAGTTTTTGCAGGATTACACGCAGCGGCCGTACCCGTTCCAGAAGTTCGACTTTGTGGGCATCCCCGACTTCCAGTACGGTGGCATGGAGCACCCGGGCGTGATTGACTACAAGGCGGCGTCGCTGTTTCTGGACGGCGGGGCCACCCGCGAGCAGCTCAACGGCCGCGCCAACCTGCTGGCCCACGAAACGGCCCACATGTGGTTCGGCGACCTGGTGACCATGCGCTGGTTCGACGACGTGTGGACCAAGGAGGTGTTCGCCAACTTCATGGCCGACAAGATCAGCACCGTCACGCAGCCCGACGGGGATTTCGACCTCAAGTTCGTCACCGACCACTACCCCGCCGCCTACGCCGTGGACCGCACCGCCGGGGCCAACCCCATCCGCCAACCCCTTGACAACCTGCAAGCCGCGGGCTCGCTCTACGGCAACATCATCTACCACAAAGCGCCCATCATGATGCGCCAGCTGGAGCACCTGATGGGCCCCGAGGCCTTCCGCGACGGCCTGCGCGAATACCTGAAGCGCTACGCCTACGGCAACGCCACCTGGCCCGACCTCATCGCCATCCTCGACGCCCGCACCCCCGCCGACCTCCAGGCCTGGAACAAGGTGTGGGTGAACGAGCCCGGCCGGCCCGTGTTCGACTACCAGCTGCGCACGGCCGGGGGCAAAATCAAGTCCCTCACCCTCCGCCAAAAGGGCGAAGACGGCAGCCGCCGCACCTGGCCCCAGGCCTTCGCCGTGGCCCTCGTGTACGCCGACCACGTGGACGAGCTGCCCGCCGACATGGCCGGGGCCCGCCTGCGCCTGCGCGCCGCCGCGGGCCGCCCCGCCCCGCAGTACGTGCTGCTGAACTCGTCGGGCCTGGGCTACGGGCGCTTCCCCATCGACGCCCGCGGCCTGCCGCGCCTGGGGGCCCTGGCCAGCCCGCTGATGCGCGCCGCGGCTTACATCAACCTGAACGAGAACCTACTAGCGGGCCAGGCCGGGGCCCCGGCGCAGGTGCTGGCCCTGCTGCGCCCCCTGCTGGCCCACGAGCCCGAGGAGCTGAACCTGGGCCTGCTGCTCGACCAGGTTTCCAGCCTGTTCTGGCGCTTCACCCCGCCCGCCCAGCGCCCAGCATTGACCGCCACCCTGGAGCCCGAGCTGTGGGCCGCCGTGCAGCAAGTAGGGCCCCCGAGCCTCAAGAAGTTGCTCTTCAAGGCCTACGCCGGCCTGGCCCTGCGCCGCGAAGCCCAGGACCGCCTCCACGAAATCTGGCAAACCAAGCAGCCGCCCGCCGGCGTCGTTCTCACCGAAGACGACTACACCGAGCTGGCCGCCACCCTGGCCGTGCGCGCCTACCCCGACTACACGCAGATTTTGCAAACCCAGCTGGCCCGCATCCAAAACCCCGACCGCCGCCAGCGCCTGCAATACCTGCTGCCCGCTTTATCGAATGATGTGGCGGTGCGCGACGCCTTTTTCGCCGGCTTGTCCGACGCCAAAAACCGGGAGAAAGAAGCCTGGGTAGCCTCCGCCCTCGCCTACCTGCACCACCCGCTGCGGGTAGCGGCTTCCGAAAAATACCTCCCGCAAAGCCTGGCTTTAGTGGAAGAGTTGCAGCGCACGGGCGATATTTTCTTCCCCCAAACCTGGCTGGCGGCCACGTTGCGCTGGTACCGCACCCCCACGGCCGCCGCCACGGTGCGCAGCTTTTTGCAGGAAAGACCTAACTATCCGGCGCCGCTGCGGGCGAAGATTGAGCAATCGGCCGACAACCTCTACCGGGCCGCCAAGCTGTAG
- a CDS encoding LysR substrate-binding domain-containing protein, producing MELRQLRYFAEVATVLHYGRAAERLCVSQPALSQQIQLLERELGVELFDHQQRTRQRKVVLTAAGTVFLTDAQRLLRLSREAIETVRRVGAPHKTVELGYYQLLRPDRLVGIVQRFAQHFPDVQFHLHELPTFRAVQEALLAETIDLGLTLLPLLHAELAARPFGQGGLAVALPAAHPLAALAEVPLGALAHEKWVEISRPLHPVYDEIEHLCQQAGFSRRGAIVQEVSSLELLSNLVSLGIGIAFVPSFFDLARVPGVVARPLRVPAGAAEVVLTQCVAYLAARPGPLLQALVALV from the coding sequence ATGGAACTTCGCCAGCTGCGCTATTTTGCTGAGGTGGCCACCGTGCTGCACTACGGCCGGGCGGCCGAGCGGCTGTGCGTGTCGCAGCCGGCCCTGAGCCAGCAGATTCAGCTGCTGGAGCGCGAGTTGGGCGTCGAGCTGTTCGACCACCAACAGCGTACCCGCCAGCGCAAAGTGGTGCTTACCGCGGCCGGCACCGTGTTCCTGACCGATGCCCAGCGCCTGCTGCGCCTCAGCCGCGAGGCCATCGAAACGGTGCGCCGCGTGGGGGCCCCGCACAAAACCGTGGAGCTGGGCTACTACCAGCTGCTGCGCCCCGACCGCCTCGTGGGCATCGTGCAGCGCTTCGCCCAGCACTTCCCCGACGTGCAGTTTCACCTCCACGAGCTGCCCACCTTTCGGGCCGTGCAGGAGGCGCTACTGGCCGAAACCATCGACCTGGGCCTGACTTTGCTGCCACTGCTGCACGCCGAGCTGGCCGCCCGGCCCTTCGGCCAGGGCGGGCTGGCCGTGGCCCTGCCCGCCGCCCACCCGCTGGCCGCCCTGGCCGAGGTGCCGCTGGGGGCCCTGGCGCACGAGAAATGGGTGGAAATCAGCCGCCCGCTGCACCCGGTGTACGACGAGATTGAGCACCTCTGCCAGCAGGCGGGCTTCAGCCGGCGCGGGGCCATCGTGCAGGAAGTATCGTCGCTGGAACTGCTCAGCAACCTCGTCAGCCTGGGCATCGGCATCGCCTTCGTGCCTTCGTTCTTCGATTTGGCGCGGGTGCCCGGCGTGGTGGCCCGGCCCCTGCGCGTACCCGCCGGCGCGGCCGAAGTGGTGCTCACGCAGTGCGTGGCCTACCTGGCGGCCCGCCCGGGGCCCCTGCTCCAAGCCTTGGTGGCGTTGGTTTGA
- a CDS encoding Glu/Leu/Phe/Val dehydrogenase dimerization domain-containing protein — translation MKELLAQFEQKRPEIVFEWQDPETEAEGWVVINSLRGGAAGGGTRMRKGLDQREVESLAKTMEVKFTVSGPAIGGAKSGINFDPQDPRKRGVLERWYKAVIPLLKAYYGTGGDLNVDEIHEVIPLTEEYGLWHPQEGVVNGHYRATEPQKIQKLGQLRQGVVKVLEDAAYSPSLASKYTVADLITGYGVAEAVRHYYALWPGTAVAGKRVLIQGWGNVGAAAAYYLASQGALIVGIIDRAGGLLQPAGLPLEEVRALFLGRDGNALHAPDLLSFEEVNQQIWTAGAEIFVPAAASRLVTQAQVEALVASGLEVISCGANVPFADPAIFFGPTGEWADAHCAVIPDFIANCGMARVFAYLMETGAEITDQAIFQDVSRVIGAALARTHRQSNAPTGLAQCSFEMALRQLV, via the coding sequence ATGAAAGAATTACTCGCTCAATTCGAGCAGAAGCGCCCCGAAATCGTTTTTGAATGGCAAGACCCCGAAACCGAAGCCGAAGGCTGGGTGGTGATTAACTCGCTCCGGGGCGGGGCGGCCGGCGGCGGCACCCGCATGCGTAAGGGCCTGGACCAGCGCGAAGTGGAAAGCCTCGCCAAGACGATGGAAGTGAAGTTCACCGTGTCGGGGCCCGCCATCGGCGGGGCCAAGTCGGGCATCAACTTCGACCCGCAGGACCCCCGCAAGCGCGGCGTGCTGGAGCGCTGGTACAAGGCGGTTATCCCCTTGCTTAAAGCCTATTACGGCACCGGCGGCGACCTAAACGTGGACGAAATCCACGAGGTCATTCCCCTCACCGAAGAGTACGGCCTCTGGCATCCGCAGGAAGGCGTGGTGAACGGCCACTACCGCGCCACCGAGCCTCAGAAAATCCAGAAGCTCGGACAGCTGCGCCAGGGCGTCGTCAAGGTGCTCGAAGACGCGGCCTACTCCCCCAGCCTGGCCAGCAAGTACACCGTGGCCGACCTCATCACCGGCTACGGCGTGGCCGAGGCCGTGCGCCATTACTACGCCCTGTGGCCCGGCACGGCGGTGGCCGGCAAGCGCGTCCTCATCCAGGGCTGGGGCAACGTGGGCGCGGCGGCAGCCTACTACCTGGCCAGCCAGGGGGCCCTAATCGTGGGCATCATCGACCGGGCCGGGGGCCTGTTGCAGCCCGCGGGTTTGCCGCTGGAGGAAGTCAGGGCCCTGTTCCTGGGCCGCGACGGCAACGCGCTGCACGCGCCCGATTTGCTGTCGTTTGAGGAAGTGAACCAGCAAATCTGGACGGCCGGGGCCGAGATTTTCGTGCCCGCCGCCGCCTCGCGGCTCGTGACGCAGGCACAGGTAGAAGCGCTGGTGGCCAGCGGCCTGGAGGTCATTTCGTGCGGAGCCAACGTGCCGTTTGCCGACCCAGCCATCTTCTTCGGGCCCACCGGCGAGTGGGCCGACGCGCACTGCGCCGTTATCCCCGATTTCATCGCCAACTGCGGCATGGCCCGCGTGTTTGCCTACCTGATGGAAACCGGCGCCGAAATCACCGACCAAGCCATTTTCCAGGACGTTTCGCGCGTTATCGGAGCAGCTTTGGCGCGCACCCACCGGCAGAGCAACGCACCTACCGGCCTGGCCCAGTGCTCGTTCGAGATGGCGCTGCGGCAGCTGGTGTAG
- a CDS encoding lmo0937 family membrane protein, with the protein MGSLLYIIAVICIIIWALGFFGVMGTGIQSNGLIHILLVIAIIAVLFRVISGRNAV; encoded by the coding sequence ATGGGTAGCCTCCTGTACATCATCGCCGTCATCTGCATCATTATCTGGGCCCTCGGCTTTTTCGGGGTAATGGGCACTGGCATTCAAAGCAATGGCCTGATCCACATCCTGCTGGTGATTGCCATCATCGCCGTCCTGTTCCGCGTCATCAGCGGCCGCAACGCGGTATAG
- a CDS encoding LON peptidase substrate-binding domain-containing protein — MRSIPLFPLNLVVFPGEKLNLHIFEPRYRQLVRDCLEQDVSFGIPPFLDNQLSELGTEMRLVNVEKSYANGELDIRSRAVGVFRLRKFERQAPGKLYAAGQIEEIVQDEESDPLLRQIITAQVRQLYEALGLKKLLLELSPDYRIFDIAHHVGFSTEQEYQILATTSELERQHLVREHLDRTLPVVLETERLKERVRLNGHFKELIPPNF, encoded by the coding sequence ATGCGCTCCATTCCGCTCTTCCCGCTGAACCTCGTCGTCTTCCCGGGCGAAAAACTGAACCTGCACATCTTTGAGCCCCGCTACCGCCAGCTGGTGCGCGACTGCTTGGAACAAGATGTTTCGTTCGGCATCCCGCCGTTTCTCGACAACCAACTGAGCGAGTTGGGCACCGAGATGCGCCTGGTGAACGTGGAGAAATCGTACGCCAACGGCGAGCTCGACATCCGCAGCCGCGCGGTGGGCGTGTTCCGGCTGCGCAAGTTTGAGCGGCAGGCCCCGGGCAAGCTTTACGCTGCCGGCCAAATCGAGGAAATCGTGCAGGACGAAGAATCCGACCCGTTACTGCGCCAAATCATTACCGCACAGGTTCGCCAGCTCTACGAAGCGCTGGGACTCAAAAAGTTACTTCTGGAATTATCCCCTGACTACCGCATCTTCGACATTGCCCACCACGTAGGCTTCAGCACCGAGCAAGAGTACCAAATCCTGGCCACCACCAGCGAGCTGGAGCGCCAGCACCTGGTGCGCGAGCACCTCGACCGCACCCTGCCCGTGGTGCTGGAAACCGAGCGCTTGAAGGAGCGCGTGCGGCTGAACGGCCACTTCAAGGAGCTTATCCCACCAAACTTTTAA
- a CDS encoding ABC-F family ATP-binding cassette domain-containing protein: MISTSNVSLRYGKRVLFEDVTVKFLPGNCYGLIGANGAGKSTFLKILSGELEPNTGAVEMPAGQRLAVLKQNQFAYDDQQVLHTVIQGHQRLYAVMSEKDALYAKADFSDADGERAAVLEGEFADLEGWNADYEAAELLSGLGITEDKHYSLMSDLGASEKVRVLLAQALFGNPDVLLLDEPTNNLDTESVLWLENFLDSFQNTVIVVSHDRHFLDAVCNYMADLDFSKITMYPGNYTFWYESSQLALRQRQDVNKKTEDKRKELEEFVRRFSANASKSKQATSRQKLLQKLTLEEIKPSSRRYPYIAFKSEREPGNQLLTAENLSAKVDGKHVFKNVSFSLDKGDKVAIVGRDDRAASLLFDILFGEATSATGEYKWGTTITPSYFPKENNSFFQSGEMNLVDWLRQYSIEKDESFVRGWLGRMLFSGEESQKKSNVLSGGEKVRCMLSKMMLESGNVLVLDDPTNHLDLESIQALNNALRDYPGAMLFASHDLQFIDTVANRIIELTPDGILDRRMNYEEYLADETLKSQRQKMYHLV; the protein is encoded by the coding sequence ATGATTTCAACCTCCAACGTGAGCCTGCGCTACGGCAAGCGCGTGCTATTCGAAGACGTTACCGTTAAATTCTTGCCCGGCAACTGCTACGGCCTCATCGGGGCCAACGGCGCGGGCAAGTCCACGTTCCTCAAAATCCTTTCCGGCGAGCTGGAGCCCAACACCGGCGCCGTGGAAATGCCCGCCGGCCAGCGCCTGGCCGTGCTGAAGCAGAACCAGTTTGCCTACGACGACCAGCAGGTGCTGCACACCGTCATTCAGGGCCACCAGCGCCTGTACGCGGTGATGAGCGAGAAGGACGCGCTGTATGCCAAGGCCGACTTTTCGGACGCCGACGGCGAGCGGGCCGCCGTGCTCGAAGGCGAATTTGCCGACCTCGAAGGCTGGAACGCCGACTACGAAGCCGCCGAGCTGCTCAGCGGCCTGGGCATCACCGAAGACAAGCACTACTCGCTGATGTCGGACCTCGGCGCGAGCGAAAAAGTGCGCGTGCTGCTGGCCCAGGCCCTGTTTGGTAACCCCGACGTGCTGCTGCTTGACGAACCAACCAACAACTTGGATACTGAGAGCGTGCTGTGGTTGGAAAATTTCCTCGACAGCTTCCAGAACACGGTGATTGTGGTGAGCCACGACCGCCACTTCCTCGACGCCGTGTGCAACTACATGGCCGACCTGGACTTCTCGAAAATCACGATGTACCCCGGCAACTACACGTTTTGGTACGAGAGCAGCCAACTGGCCCTGCGCCAGCGCCAGGACGTGAACAAGAAAACCGAGGACAAGCGCAAGGAACTCGAAGAGTTTGTGCGCCGCTTCTCGGCCAACGCCTCAAAGAGTAAGCAGGCCACTTCGCGCCAGAAATTACTGCAAAAGCTGACGCTGGAGGAGATTAAGCCCTCGTCGCGGCGCTACCCGTACATCGCCTTCAAGTCGGAGCGCGAGCCCGGCAACCAGCTGCTGACGGCCGAAAACCTGAGTGCCAAGGTGGACGGCAAGCATGTGTTTAAGAACGTGAGCTTCTCGCTCGACAAAGGCGACAAGGTGGCCATCGTGGGCCGCGACGACCGCGCCGCCTCCCTCCTGTTCGACATTTTGTTTGGCGAGGCCACCTCGGCCACCGGCGAATACAAATGGGGCACCACCATCACGCCCAGCTACTTCCCCAAGGAAAACAACAGCTTCTTCCAGTCGGGCGAAATGAACCTGGTGGACTGGCTGCGGCAGTATTCCATCGAGAAGGACGAGAGCTTCGTACGCGGCTGGCTGGGCCGGATGCTGTTCTCGGGCGAGGAGTCGCAGAAGAAAAGCAACGTGCTAAGCGGCGGCGAGAAGGTGCGCTGCATGCTGAGCAAGATGATGCTGGAAAGCGGCAACGTGCTGGTGCTCGACGACCCGACGAACCACTTGGACCTGGAATCCATCCAAGCCCTGAATAACGCCCTGCGCGACTACCCAGGGGCCATGCTGTTCGCCTCGCACGACTTGCAGTTCATTGATACGGTGGCCAACCGCATCATCGAGCTGACGCCCGACGGCATCCTCGACCGGCGCATGAACTACGAGGAATACCTGGCCGACGAGACGCTGAAAAGCCAGCGCCAAAAAATGTACCACCTGGTGTAA